In Kryptolebias marmoratus isolate JLee-2015 linkage group LG4, ASM164957v2, whole genome shotgun sequence, the following proteins share a genomic window:
- the LOC108242224 gene encoding band 4.1-like protein 1 isoform X5 → MDMVCEHLNLLEKDYFGLTFADTDSQKNWLDPSKEIKKQMRNSSWQFAFAVKFYPPDPSQLTEDITRYYLCLQLRDDILSGRLPCSFVTHALLGSYTIQAELGDYDQDDHGSDYVSDFRFAPNQTRELEERVMELHRSYKGMTPAEAEINFLENAKKLSMYGVDLHHAKDSEGIEIMLGVCANGLLIYRDRLRINRFAWPKILKISYKRSNFYIKIRPGEYEQFESTIGFKLSNHRAAKRLWKVCIEHHTFFRLVSPEPPPKGFLVMGSKFRYSGRTQAQTRQASALIDRPAPHFERSTSKRYLLSRSLDGAEFSRPVSSMCENHDILSHRSVSEQRRLRSPSVDEQETELEPSLEQDEEDKDQEQSQETDLELNHDGNVTPSRKKEIMEEAGSPVDNKQELSQLDQETTPRHKKEFPDKSQDVLLKHQASINELKRALREPNSKLMNREKRLSSTSPTGTPEKKAQVGKDPVNSLSVEGFVQKTLVTSPEGSEEWVLIEKQQPFQQDHGLRAEERNKSDISDSVWEKKELEKEIDIAKMLHKEVAQYDKKEAKSHIDEWPATKTPREADVCSEARPSVIQLAENVDCFQEESQRKPSQTSGPEANSNVAPGSHQIKERMGSKTRKKRRPQSLNLGMPAELVSRKASSNSSGEENEDSDSDNTSDKTPKRGNHCDSSPELITTDDQGLGKDQFVSVYKDNQNEDLSVGEGKEASSQEGEQVKRKVDQAGMASIDLGSLNGPGKIEHDSSFPTVKGECGVKVRGKGLIDNKELAEVKLRQVRTHERKISSSGGEDVESFLGDRGQRTSLHRLSGSSFQSEITRIVPLKPERSKSVAGKDEREQTRQEEPTRVIKREYRWSVGSPEGNSDLNWTDVSTFHPAAPSDLQGFPKTEHPDDSSVSGRGSTENQQFSSKMSAVPKMAPPAPPVKTQKARESGLILRNSRNAGREHSLDAAKKRHSEPVSTPAIYEEPFADFKKDLRERGPQPSVASEEEQDQDTVVCMRETQLGIERKCSSMTVSSTSSLEAEVDFTVITDLHPGMEDFSKSGELAERGQLPEVGREDFEETSRFYSARLMGSRDKVPMEERLPEEGMHPEPPVAKKDASAVSVAHKLKRADTRTETHTNGSEAHPSIINVSPQNSGAVSSQEAPVALKENGSPVKASAQGRESVVSPLTITPENITSATTTQVTKTVKGGYSETRIEKRIIITGDDDVDQHQALAMAIQEAKQQHPDMLVTKAVVIRETESPTEELPRKAES, encoded by the exons AATTGGTTGGATCCCTCCAAAGAGATCAAGAAGCAGATGCGCA ACTCTTCGTGGCAGTTTGCATTTGCTGTCAAGTTCTACCCTCCAGACCCCTCCCAGCTTACAGAGGATATCACCAG ATACTACCTGTGTCTGCAGCTGAGAGATGATATCCTGTCAGGTCGGCTGCCATGCTCGTTTGTCACTCATGCCCTCCTGGGCTCCTACACCATTCAAGCTGAGCTGGGTGACTACGACCAGGATGACCATGGCTCAGATTACGTCAGCGATTTCCGCTTTGCTCCCAATCAAACACGCGAGCTGGAGGAGAGGGTGATGGAGCTCCATCGAAGCTACAA GGGAATGACGCCAGCAGAGGCTGAAATAAATTTTTTGGAGAATGCAAAGAAATTGTCTATGTATGGGGTGGACCTCCATCATGCTAAG GATTCGGAAGGCATTGAAATAATGCTCGGTGTCTGTGCCAACGGCCTGCTGATTTACCGAGATAGGCTACGGATCAACCGCTTCGCCTGGCCAAAGATTCTCAAGATTTCATATAAGAGAAGCAACTTCTACATCAAGATAAGACCCGGGGAG TATGAACAGTTTGAAAGTACAATCGGCTTTAAGCTTTCCAACCACAGAGCGGCCAAGAGGCTTTGGAAGGTCTGCATCGAGCATCACACCTTCTTCCG CTTGGTATCTCCAGAGCCTCCTCCTAAGGGCTTCTTGGTGATGGGTTCAAAGTTTCGATACAGTGGAAGAACGCAGGCTCAGACCCGACAGGCCAGTGCTCTTATTGACCGTCCTGCTCCTCATTTTGAGCGCTCCACCAGCAAGCGGTACCTGCTGTCCAGGAGCTTGGATGGAG CAGAGTTCTCACGGCCGGTGTCGTCCATGTGTGAGAACCACGATATCCTGTCCCACCGCAGCGTCAGTGAACAGCGACGACTCCGCAGTCCATCTGTGGACGAGCAGGAGACTGAGCTGGAGCCCAGTCTGGAGCAGGACGAAGAAGACAAGGACCAGGAGCAGAGCCAGGAGACAGACCTGGAGCTAAATCACGATGGTAACGTCACCccaagcagaaagaaagaaattatg GAGGAGGCCGGCTCACCCGTTGACAATAAACAGGAG CTCTCTCAGTTGGACCAGGAAACCACTCCTCGGCACAAAAAGGAG TTCCCGGATAAATCACAGGATGTCTTGCTGAAACACCAGGCCAGCATTAACGAGCTGAAGAGAGCCCTGAGGGAACCAAACAGCAAGCTGATGAACCGCGAGAAGCGTTTGTCTTCCACCTCTCCAACTGGAACACCAGAGAAGAAGGCT CAAGTGGGAAAGGACCCTGTTAACAGTCTGTCTGTTGAGGGTTTCGTCCAGAAGACTCTGGTGACTTCACCTGAG GGCTCTGAGGAGTGGGTATTGATTGAAAAGCAGCAACCTTTTCAACAAGACCATGGCTTGAGGGCAGAAGAAAGGAACAAATCTGACATATCTGATTCCGTGTGGGAGAAAAAGGAGTTGGAAAAAGAGATAGACATTGCCAAAATGCTACACAAAGAGGTGGCACAGTATGACAAGAAAGAAGCGAAAAGCCATATCGATGAATGgccagcaacaaaaacacccagaGAGGCAGACGTATGCTCTGAGGCTCGACCTTCTGTGATTCAATTAGCTGAGAATGTAGACTGCTTTCAAGAGGAATCTCAAAGGAAACCATCTCAAACCTCAGGCCCTGAGGCAAACAGCAATGTGGCCCCAGGCTCGCACCAGATCAAGGAAAGGATGGGTtctaaaacaaggaaaaaaaggagaccCCAGAGCCTAAACCTGGGAATGCCCGCAGAGCTTGTCAGCAGGAAAGCTAGCAGCAATTCTTCTGGTGAGGAAAATGAAGACTCAGACTCAGACAACACTTCAGACAAAACGCCTAAACGAGGAAATCATTGTGATTCTTCTCCTGAGCTTATCACAACAGATGATCAGGGATTAGGAAAGGATCAGTTTGTCAGTGTATATAAAGACAACCAAAACGAGGATTTGTCAGTAGGGGAAGGCAAAGAGGCCTCCAGTCAAGAAGGAGAGCAGGTGAAGAGAAAGGTGGACCAGGCTGGAATGGCAAGTATTGATTTAGGCTCATTAAATGGACCTGGAAAGATAGAGCATGATAGTTCATTTCCCACTGTTAAAGGAGAGTGTGGGGTGAAGGTGAGAGGAAAGGGCCTTATCGATAACAAAGAACTTGCAGAAGTAAAACTTCGACAAGTCAGGACACATGAGAGAAAGATTAGTAGCTCTGGTGGAGAGGATGTTGAAAGTTTCTTAGGAGACAGAGGCCAGAGGACATCTCTTCATCGACTGTCGGGCAGCAGCTTCCAATCGGAAATCACCAGGATCGTTCCTCTGAAGCCAGAGAGGTCAAAGAGCGTTGCAGGGAAGGATGAAAGAGAGCAGACCAGGCAGGAGGAGCCAACACGTGTCATCAAACGAGAATACCGCTGGTCTGTTGGCTCTCCAGAAGGGAACTCAGACCTAAACTGGACTGACGTCTCAACATTTCATCCAGCGGCCCCGTCAGATCTGCAGGGTTTCCCTAAAACTGAACACCCAGATGATAGCTCTGTATCTGGTAGAGGCTCTACAGAGAATCAGCAATTCAGCTCAAAAATGTCAGCAGTTCCCAAAATGGCTCCTCCAGCTCCGCCAGTGAAAACACAGAAGGCCAGGGAGTCTGGACTGATACTGCGGAACAGCCGAAATGCCGGCAGGGAGCACAGCCTGGATGCAGCCAAGAAGAGACACTCG GAGCCTGTCTCTACTCCTGCCATATATGAAGAGCCATTTGCTGACTTCAAG AAGGATCTCAGAGAGAGGGGCCCTCAACCGAGCGTGGCCTCAGAGGAGGAACAGGACCAGGACACGGTGGTCTGTATGAGGGAAACCCAGCTGGGCATAGAGCGCAAGTGCTCCAGTATGACGGTCAGTTCCACATCCAGCCTGGAGGCCGAGGTGGACTTCACTGTCATCACAGACCTCCACCCGGGGATGGAGGACTTCTCTAAGTCTGGAGAGTTGGCAGAGCGGGGGCAGCTACCAGAGGTGGGACGGGAGGACTTTGAAGAGACCTCCAGATTCTACTCTGCCCGTCTAATGGGCTCCAGGGACAAGGTTCCCATGGAGGAGAGGCTTCCTGAGGAAGGAATGCATCCCGAG CCTCCAGTGGCAAAAAAAGATGCCAGTGCTGTGAGTGTGGCCCACAAGCTGAAGAGGGCAGACACAAGGACGGAGACACACACCAATGGATCAGAGGCCCACCCCAGCATCATAAATGTCTCCCCACAg AACTCTGGAGCTGTcagctcccaggaagctcctgtTGCCCTTAAAGAAAATGGCTCCCCT GTAAAGGCCAGCGCACAAGGGAGGGAGTCTGTCGTGTCCCCACTGACCATCACCCCCGAGAACATCACCTCAGCCACAACAACACAAGTTACCAAG actgTCAAAGGAGGCTACTCAGAGACCAGAATCGAAAAAAGAATCATAATCACAGGAGATGATGATGTGGATCAGCATCAG GCACTTGCCATGGCGATCCAGGAGGCCAAACAGCAGCATCCAGACATGCTGGTGACAAAAGCAGTGGTTATCAGGGAAACAGAGTCTCCTACTGAGGAGCTGCCACGGAAAGCAGAG TCCTGA
- the LOC108242224 gene encoding band 4.1-like protein 1 isoform X2 gives MQDSTSDSKMAKQEQNSKHLDEHRETEDMSEKTSPNKNLKSPQKGSKRLKTNPFKVALLDSTEYEGEIEKHSKGQTLMDMVCEHLNLLEKDYFGLTFADTDSQKNWLDPSKEIKKQMRNSSWQFAFAVKFYPPDPSQLTEDITRYYLCLQLRDDILSGRLPCSFVTHALLGSYTIQAELGDYDQDDHGSDYVSDFRFAPNQTRELEERVMELHRSYKGMTPAEAEINFLENAKKLSMYGVDLHHAKDSEGIEIMLGVCANGLLIYRDRLRINRFAWPKILKISYKRSNFYIKIRPGEYEQFESTIGFKLSNHRAAKRLWKVCIEHHTFFRLVSPEPPPKGFLVMGSKFRYSGRTQAQTRQASALIDRPAPHFERSTSKRYLLSRSLDGEFSRPVSSMCENHDILSHRSVSEQRRLRSPSVDEQETELEPSLEQDEEDKDQEQSQETDLELNHDGNVTPSRKKEIMEEAGSPVDNKQELSQLDQETTPRHKKEFPDKSQDVLLKHQASINELKRALREPNSKLMNREKRLSSTSPTGTPEKKAQVGKDPVNSLSVEGFVQKTLVTSPEGSEEWVLIEKQQPFQQDHGLRAEERNKSDISDSVWEKKELEKEIDIAKMLHKEVAQYDKKEAKSHIDEWPATKTPREADVCSEARPSVIQLAENVDCFQEESQRKPSQTSGPEANSNVAPGSHQIKERMGSKTRKKRRPQSLNLGMPAELVSRKASSNSSGEENEDSDSDNTSDKTPKRGNHCDSSPELITTDDQGLGKDQFVSVYKDNQNEDLSVGEGKEASSQEGEQVKRKVDQAGMASIDLGSLNGPGKIEHDSSFPTVKGECGVKVRGKGLIDNKELAEVKLRQVRTHERKISSSGGEDVESFLGDRGQRTSLHRLSGSSFQSEITRIVPLKPERSKSVAGKDEREQTRQEEPTRVIKREYRWSVGSPEGNSDLNWTDVSTFHPAAPSDLQGFPKTEHPDDSSVSGRGSTENQQFSSKMSAVPKMAPPAPPVKTQKARESGLILRNSRNAGREHSLDAAKKRHSEPVSTPAIYEEPFADFKKDLRERGPQPSVASEEEQDQDTVVCMRETQLGIERKCSSMTVSSTSSLEAEVDFTVITDLHPGMEDFSKSGELAERGQLPEVGREDFEETSRFYSARLMGSRDKVPMEERLPEEGMHPEPPVAKKDASAVSVAHKLKRADTRTETHTNGSEAHPSIINVSPQNSGAVSSQEAPVALKENGSPVKASAQGRESVVSPLTITPENITSATTTQVTKTVKGGYSETRIEKRIIITGDDDVDQHQALAMAIQEAKQQHPDMLVTKAVVIRETESPTEELPRKAES, from the exons AATTGGTTGGATCCCTCCAAAGAGATCAAGAAGCAGATGCGCA ACTCTTCGTGGCAGTTTGCATTTGCTGTCAAGTTCTACCCTCCAGACCCCTCCCAGCTTACAGAGGATATCACCAG ATACTACCTGTGTCTGCAGCTGAGAGATGATATCCTGTCAGGTCGGCTGCCATGCTCGTTTGTCACTCATGCCCTCCTGGGCTCCTACACCATTCAAGCTGAGCTGGGTGACTACGACCAGGATGACCATGGCTCAGATTACGTCAGCGATTTCCGCTTTGCTCCCAATCAAACACGCGAGCTGGAGGAGAGGGTGATGGAGCTCCATCGAAGCTACAA GGGAATGACGCCAGCAGAGGCTGAAATAAATTTTTTGGAGAATGCAAAGAAATTGTCTATGTATGGGGTGGACCTCCATCATGCTAAG GATTCGGAAGGCATTGAAATAATGCTCGGTGTCTGTGCCAACGGCCTGCTGATTTACCGAGATAGGCTACGGATCAACCGCTTCGCCTGGCCAAAGATTCTCAAGATTTCATATAAGAGAAGCAACTTCTACATCAAGATAAGACCCGGGGAG TATGAACAGTTTGAAAGTACAATCGGCTTTAAGCTTTCCAACCACAGAGCGGCCAAGAGGCTTTGGAAGGTCTGCATCGAGCATCACACCTTCTTCCG CTTGGTATCTCCAGAGCCTCCTCCTAAGGGCTTCTTGGTGATGGGTTCAAAGTTTCGATACAGTGGAAGAACGCAGGCTCAGACCCGACAGGCCAGTGCTCTTATTGACCGTCCTGCTCCTCATTTTGAGCGCTCCACCAGCAAGCGGTACCTGCTGTCCAGGAGCTTGGATGGAG AGTTCTCACGGCCGGTGTCGTCCATGTGTGAGAACCACGATATCCTGTCCCACCGCAGCGTCAGTGAACAGCGACGACTCCGCAGTCCATCTGTGGACGAGCAGGAGACTGAGCTGGAGCCCAGTCTGGAGCAGGACGAAGAAGACAAGGACCAGGAGCAGAGCCAGGAGACAGACCTGGAGCTAAATCACGATGGTAACGTCACCccaagcagaaagaaagaaattatg GAGGAGGCCGGCTCACCCGTTGACAATAAACAGGAG CTCTCTCAGTTGGACCAGGAAACCACTCCTCGGCACAAAAAGGAG TTCCCGGATAAATCACAGGATGTCTTGCTGAAACACCAGGCCAGCATTAACGAGCTGAAGAGAGCCCTGAGGGAACCAAACAGCAAGCTGATGAACCGCGAGAAGCGTTTGTCTTCCACCTCTCCAACTGGAACACCAGAGAAGAAGGCT CAAGTGGGAAAGGACCCTGTTAACAGTCTGTCTGTTGAGGGTTTCGTCCAGAAGACTCTGGTGACTTCACCTGAG GGCTCTGAGGAGTGGGTATTGATTGAAAAGCAGCAACCTTTTCAACAAGACCATGGCTTGAGGGCAGAAGAAAGGAACAAATCTGACATATCTGATTCCGTGTGGGAGAAAAAGGAGTTGGAAAAAGAGATAGACATTGCCAAAATGCTACACAAAGAGGTGGCACAGTATGACAAGAAAGAAGCGAAAAGCCATATCGATGAATGgccagcaacaaaaacacccagaGAGGCAGACGTATGCTCTGAGGCTCGACCTTCTGTGATTCAATTAGCTGAGAATGTAGACTGCTTTCAAGAGGAATCTCAAAGGAAACCATCTCAAACCTCAGGCCCTGAGGCAAACAGCAATGTGGCCCCAGGCTCGCACCAGATCAAGGAAAGGATGGGTtctaaaacaaggaaaaaaaggagaccCCAGAGCCTAAACCTGGGAATGCCCGCAGAGCTTGTCAGCAGGAAAGCTAGCAGCAATTCTTCTGGTGAGGAAAATGAAGACTCAGACTCAGACAACACTTCAGACAAAACGCCTAAACGAGGAAATCATTGTGATTCTTCTCCTGAGCTTATCACAACAGATGATCAGGGATTAGGAAAGGATCAGTTTGTCAGTGTATATAAAGACAACCAAAACGAGGATTTGTCAGTAGGGGAAGGCAAAGAGGCCTCCAGTCAAGAAGGAGAGCAGGTGAAGAGAAAGGTGGACCAGGCTGGAATGGCAAGTATTGATTTAGGCTCATTAAATGGACCTGGAAAGATAGAGCATGATAGTTCATTTCCCACTGTTAAAGGAGAGTGTGGGGTGAAGGTGAGAGGAAAGGGCCTTATCGATAACAAAGAACTTGCAGAAGTAAAACTTCGACAAGTCAGGACACATGAGAGAAAGATTAGTAGCTCTGGTGGAGAGGATGTTGAAAGTTTCTTAGGAGACAGAGGCCAGAGGACATCTCTTCATCGACTGTCGGGCAGCAGCTTCCAATCGGAAATCACCAGGATCGTTCCTCTGAAGCCAGAGAGGTCAAAGAGCGTTGCAGGGAAGGATGAAAGAGAGCAGACCAGGCAGGAGGAGCCAACACGTGTCATCAAACGAGAATACCGCTGGTCTGTTGGCTCTCCAGAAGGGAACTCAGACCTAAACTGGACTGACGTCTCAACATTTCATCCAGCGGCCCCGTCAGATCTGCAGGGTTTCCCTAAAACTGAACACCCAGATGATAGCTCTGTATCTGGTAGAGGCTCTACAGAGAATCAGCAATTCAGCTCAAAAATGTCAGCAGTTCCCAAAATGGCTCCTCCAGCTCCGCCAGTGAAAACACAGAAGGCCAGGGAGTCTGGACTGATACTGCGGAACAGCCGAAATGCCGGCAGGGAGCACAGCCTGGATGCAGCCAAGAAGAGACACTCG GAGCCTGTCTCTACTCCTGCCATATATGAAGAGCCATTTGCTGACTTCAAG AAGGATCTCAGAGAGAGGGGCCCTCAACCGAGCGTGGCCTCAGAGGAGGAACAGGACCAGGACACGGTGGTCTGTATGAGGGAAACCCAGCTGGGCATAGAGCGCAAGTGCTCCAGTATGACGGTCAGTTCCACATCCAGCCTGGAGGCCGAGGTGGACTTCACTGTCATCACAGACCTCCACCCGGGGATGGAGGACTTCTCTAAGTCTGGAGAGTTGGCAGAGCGGGGGCAGCTACCAGAGGTGGGACGGGAGGACTTTGAAGAGACCTCCAGATTCTACTCTGCCCGTCTAATGGGCTCCAGGGACAAGGTTCCCATGGAGGAGAGGCTTCCTGAGGAAGGAATGCATCCCGAG CCTCCAGTGGCAAAAAAAGATGCCAGTGCTGTGAGTGTGGCCCACAAGCTGAAGAGGGCAGACACAAGGACGGAGACACACACCAATGGATCAGAGGCCCACCCCAGCATCATAAATGTCTCCCCACAg AACTCTGGAGCTGTcagctcccaggaagctcctgtTGCCCTTAAAGAAAATGGCTCCCCT GTAAAGGCCAGCGCACAAGGGAGGGAGTCTGTCGTGTCCCCACTGACCATCACCCCCGAGAACATCACCTCAGCCACAACAACACAAGTTACCAAG actgTCAAAGGAGGCTACTCAGAGACCAGAATCGAAAAAAGAATCATAATCACAGGAGATGATGATGTGGATCAGCATCAG GCACTTGCCATGGCGATCCAGGAGGCCAAACAGCAGCATCCAGACATGCTGGTGACAAAAGCAGTGGTTATCAGGGAAACAGAGTCTCCTACTGAGGAGCTGCCACGGAAAGCAGAG TCCTGA
- the LOC108242224 gene encoding band 4.1-like protein 1 isoform X4: MQDSTSDSKMAKQEQNSKHLDEHRETEDMSEKTSPNKNLKSPQKGSKRLKTNPFKVALLDSTEYEGEIEKHSKGQTLMDMVCEHLNLLEKDYFGLTFADTDSQKNWLDPSKEIKKQMRNSSWQFAFAVKFYPPDPSQLTEDITRYYLCLQLRDDILSGRLPCSFVTHALLGSYTIQAELGDYDQDDHGSDYVSDFRFAPNQTRELEERVMELHRSYKGMTPAEAEINFLENAKKLSMYGVDLHHAKDSEGIEIMLGVCANGLLIYRDRLRINRFAWPKILKISYKRSNFYIKIRPGEYEQFESTIGFKLSNHRAAKRLWKVCIEHHTFFRLVSPEPPPKGFLVMGSKFRYSGRTQAQTRQASALIDRPAPHFERSTSKRYLLSRSLDGAEFSRPVSSMCENHDILSHRSVSEQRRLRSPSVDEQETELEPSLEQDEEDKDQEQSQETDLELNHDGNVTPSRKKEIMFPDKSQDVLLKHQASINELKRALREPNSKLMNREKRLSSTSPTGTPEKKAQVGKDPVNSLSVEGFVQKTLVTSPEGSEEWVLIEKQQPFQQDHGLRAEERNKSDISDSVWEKKELEKEIDIAKMLHKEVAQYDKKEAKSHIDEWPATKTPREADVCSEARPSVIQLAENVDCFQEESQRKPSQTSGPEANSNVAPGSHQIKERMGSKTRKKRRPQSLNLGMPAELVSRKASSNSSGEENEDSDSDNTSDKTPKRGNHCDSSPELITTDDQGLGKDQFVSVYKDNQNEDLSVGEGKEASSQEGEQVKRKVDQAGMASIDLGSLNGPGKIEHDSSFPTVKGECGVKVRGKGLIDNKELAEVKLRQVRTHERKISSSGGEDVESFLGDRGQRTSLHRLSGSSFQSEITRIVPLKPERSKSVAGKDEREQTRQEEPTRVIKREYRWSVGSPEGNSDLNWTDVSTFHPAAPSDLQGFPKTEHPDDSSVSGRGSTENQQFSSKMSAVPKMAPPAPPVKTQKARESGLILRNSRNAGREHSLDAAKKRHSEPVSTPAIYEEPFADFKKDLRERGPQPSVASEEEQDQDTVVCMRETQLGIERKCSSMTVSSTSSLEAEVDFTVITDLHPGMEDFSKSGELAERGQLPEVGREDFEETSRFYSARLMGSRDKVPMEERLPEEGMHPEPPVAKKDASAVSVAHKLKRADTRTETHTNGSEAHPSIINVSPQNSGAVSSQEAPVALKENGSPVKASAQGRESVVSPLTITPENITSATTTQVTKTVKGGYSETRIEKRIIITGDDDVDQHQALAMAIQEAKQQHPDMLVTKAVVIRETESPTEELPRKAES, encoded by the exons AATTGGTTGGATCCCTCCAAAGAGATCAAGAAGCAGATGCGCA ACTCTTCGTGGCAGTTTGCATTTGCTGTCAAGTTCTACCCTCCAGACCCCTCCCAGCTTACAGAGGATATCACCAG ATACTACCTGTGTCTGCAGCTGAGAGATGATATCCTGTCAGGTCGGCTGCCATGCTCGTTTGTCACTCATGCCCTCCTGGGCTCCTACACCATTCAAGCTGAGCTGGGTGACTACGACCAGGATGACCATGGCTCAGATTACGTCAGCGATTTCCGCTTTGCTCCCAATCAAACACGCGAGCTGGAGGAGAGGGTGATGGAGCTCCATCGAAGCTACAA GGGAATGACGCCAGCAGAGGCTGAAATAAATTTTTTGGAGAATGCAAAGAAATTGTCTATGTATGGGGTGGACCTCCATCATGCTAAG GATTCGGAAGGCATTGAAATAATGCTCGGTGTCTGTGCCAACGGCCTGCTGATTTACCGAGATAGGCTACGGATCAACCGCTTCGCCTGGCCAAAGATTCTCAAGATTTCATATAAGAGAAGCAACTTCTACATCAAGATAAGACCCGGGGAG TATGAACAGTTTGAAAGTACAATCGGCTTTAAGCTTTCCAACCACAGAGCGGCCAAGAGGCTTTGGAAGGTCTGCATCGAGCATCACACCTTCTTCCG CTTGGTATCTCCAGAGCCTCCTCCTAAGGGCTTCTTGGTGATGGGTTCAAAGTTTCGATACAGTGGAAGAACGCAGGCTCAGACCCGACAGGCCAGTGCTCTTATTGACCGTCCTGCTCCTCATTTTGAGCGCTCCACCAGCAAGCGGTACCTGCTGTCCAGGAGCTTGGATGGAG CAGAGTTCTCACGGCCGGTGTCGTCCATGTGTGAGAACCACGATATCCTGTCCCACCGCAGCGTCAGTGAACAGCGACGACTCCGCAGTCCATCTGTGGACGAGCAGGAGACTGAGCTGGAGCCCAGTCTGGAGCAGGACGAAGAAGACAAGGACCAGGAGCAGAGCCAGGAGACAGACCTGGAGCTAAATCACGATGGTAACGTCACCccaagcagaaagaaagaaattatg TTCCCGGATAAATCACAGGATGTCTTGCTGAAACACCAGGCCAGCATTAACGAGCTGAAGAGAGCCCTGAGGGAACCAAACAGCAAGCTGATGAACCGCGAGAAGCGTTTGTCTTCCACCTCTCCAACTGGAACACCAGAGAAGAAGGCT CAAGTGGGAAAGGACCCTGTTAACAGTCTGTCTGTTGAGGGTTTCGTCCAGAAGACTCTGGTGACTTCACCTGAG GGCTCTGAGGAGTGGGTATTGATTGAAAAGCAGCAACCTTTTCAACAAGACCATGGCTTGAGGGCAGAAGAAAGGAACAAATCTGACATATCTGATTCCGTGTGGGAGAAAAAGGAGTTGGAAAAAGAGATAGACATTGCCAAAATGCTACACAAAGAGGTGGCACAGTATGACAAGAAAGAAGCGAAAAGCCATATCGATGAATGgccagcaacaaaaacacccagaGAGGCAGACGTATGCTCTGAGGCTCGACCTTCTGTGATTCAATTAGCTGAGAATGTAGACTGCTTTCAAGAGGAATCTCAAAGGAAACCATCTCAAACCTCAGGCCCTGAGGCAAACAGCAATGTGGCCCCAGGCTCGCACCAGATCAAGGAAAGGATGGGTtctaaaacaaggaaaaaaaggagaccCCAGAGCCTAAACCTGGGAATGCCCGCAGAGCTTGTCAGCAGGAAAGCTAGCAGCAATTCTTCTGGTGAGGAAAATGAAGACTCAGACTCAGACAACACTTCAGACAAAACGCCTAAACGAGGAAATCATTGTGATTCTTCTCCTGAGCTTATCACAACAGATGATCAGGGATTAGGAAAGGATCAGTTTGTCAGTGTATATAAAGACAACCAAAACGAGGATTTGTCAGTAGGGGAAGGCAAAGAGGCCTCCAGTCAAGAAGGAGAGCAGGTGAAGAGAAAGGTGGACCAGGCTGGAATGGCAAGTATTGATTTAGGCTCATTAAATGGACCTGGAAAGATAGAGCATGATAGTTCATTTCCCACTGTTAAAGGAGAGTGTGGGGTGAAGGTGAGAGGAAAGGGCCTTATCGATAACAAAGAACTTGCAGAAGTAAAACTTCGACAAGTCAGGACACATGAGAGAAAGATTAGTAGCTCTGGTGGAGAGGATGTTGAAAGTTTCTTAGGAGACAGAGGCCAGAGGACATCTCTTCATCGACTGTCGGGCAGCAGCTTCCAATCGGAAATCACCAGGATCGTTCCTCTGAAGCCAGAGAGGTCAAAGAGCGTTGCAGGGAAGGATGAAAGAGAGCAGACCAGGCAGGAGGAGCCAACACGTGTCATCAAACGAGAATACCGCTGGTCTGTTGGCTCTCCAGAAGGGAACTCAGACCTAAACTGGACTGACGTCTCAACATTTCATCCAGCGGCCCCGTCAGATCTGCAGGGTTTCCCTAAAACTGAACACCCAGATGATAGCTCTGTATCTGGTAGAGGCTCTACAGAGAATCAGCAATTCAGCTCAAAAATGTCAGCAGTTCCCAAAATGGCTCCTCCAGCTCCGCCAGTGAAAACACAGAAGGCCAGGGAGTCTGGACTGATACTGCGGAACAGCCGAAATGCCGGCAGGGAGCACAGCCTGGATGCAGCCAAGAAGAGACACTCG GAGCCTGTCTCTACTCCTGCCATATATGAAGAGCCATTTGCTGACTTCAAG AAGGATCTCAGAGAGAGGGGCCCTCAACCGAGCGTGGCCTCAGAGGAGGAACAGGACCAGGACACGGTGGTCTGTATGAGGGAAACCCAGCTGGGCATAGAGCGCAAGTGCTCCAGTATGACGGTCAGTTCCACATCCAGCCTGGAGGCCGAGGTGGACTTCACTGTCATCACAGACCTCCACCCGGGGATGGAGGACTTCTCTAAGTCTGGAGAGTTGGCAGAGCGGGGGCAGCTACCAGAGGTGGGACGGGAGGACTTTGAAGAGACCTCCAGATTCTACTCTGCCCGTCTAATGGGCTCCAGGGACAAGGTTCCCATGGAGGAGAGGCTTCCTGAGGAAGGAATGCATCCCGAG CCTCCAGTGGCAAAAAAAGATGCCAGTGCTGTGAGTGTGGCCCACAAGCTGAAGAGGGCAGACACAAGGACGGAGACACACACCAATGGATCAGAGGCCCACCCCAGCATCATAAATGTCTCCCCACAg AACTCTGGAGCTGTcagctcccaggaagctcctgtTGCCCTTAAAGAAAATGGCTCCCCT GTAAAGGCCAGCGCACAAGGGAGGGAGTCTGTCGTGTCCCCACTGACCATCACCCCCGAGAACATCACCTCAGCCACAACAACACAAGTTACCAAG actgTCAAAGGAGGCTACTCAGAGACCAGAATCGAAAAAAGAATCATAATCACAGGAGATGATGATGTGGATCAGCATCAG GCACTTGCCATGGCGATCCAGGAGGCCAAACAGCAGCATCCAGACATGCTGGTGACAAAAGCAGTGGTTATCAGGGAAACAGAGTCTCCTACTGAGGAGCTGCCACGGAAAGCAGAG TCCTGA